A window from gamma proteobacterium SS-5 encodes these proteins:
- a CDS encoding transporter substrate-binding domain-containing protein produces MPRRLLHICLLACLWLISAPGVAVQDPALDLSVEERAWLDAHPRIVLGISDQFQPDVFINPDGSRSGLVVDYLRLLNQRLGNRLQLHVEQDWQAVTDKALTGEIDGLAASAPNSIWDRYFLYTEPYYHGYFHIYVRSNSTPLQRLEDLAGRRVGYLAGMRVVDEMLAQVPGIEAQGLSSNEALAKALLEGQVEAVIGAIDLEWWRRNNSLMGFEVSGFIESSRHPVLMSLRKDWPLLPGIINKALASIPLAKREAIAQTWLGQVGGMDRQGQVQLSDAERRYLAQLSLRRSTSLGWRPFSYVDERGKVVGISEDYWTLLRDKLQLQEQILPPKPFAAVVADMQQGKADLFMATTSTQDRAEFALFSQGYEQFPIAMVMRRDDGIITAASALQDQIIAVGEHYSAYHLLKQKYPNMRFLLVKDTPTALQAVAQGQARVAVDILPVLQHYLAERDDHLLHLAGVTDVSFELQIMLAQEHAPLLPLLNRAIAAITPEERLQLHRQWMWANPLQQRKLDYALLWQLAGGTALVILLILIWNRQLAGQINRRKLAEQRLERSLNYQMAVTSASLCLLHQRSVKENINEALDRLRDCTDAARVYIFENFIDQQNRLCTRQTYEVCAPGVIAQLDNPDLQHFVYEDGFARWTERLGRGESIYGSLAEFPEIERQTLIEQGIISILVVPIEVQGRWWGLIGFDETRHQHRWHEDEITMLRIAATILGRYLSLIQLQEELQAAKIAAEAASQAKSAFLANMSHELRTPLNAVLGFSQVLLRDPDLDRDKRHNLEIIKQSGDHLLNLINDVLDLAKIEAGRLELVPEPFALRGFFVDLGRLFSLKAQEKELCFECHEEQLPAWVKLDAKRLRQICVNLLSNAIKFTQHGQVRLEASYQKGSDLSPQADGDLLIRVSDSGIGIAPEQQVEVFKPFSQVGEAHYKQQGTGLGLAISRNLVEQMGGLLELESQPGQGSLFKVRLPLQLLEQQWREAEQGMDTLSVTGYRRTDGLEQGFRLLLVDDEPLNRSLLVNLLEPLGFALSEAEDGQLALALTEQQAFDLILMDRCMPRLDGLEATQQLMARPGAANKCIVALTGRAFDEDREQCLAAGCRDFLSKPLQYAALLDVLQAQLPLVWLGTEQAIPVAKTRPTQQVLGQGPEIPSPKDCLALGLSSDWLDGLSQAMRRARPERASPLLDQLAAKDPILADQLRGWIENYDYPRVLEWLELLRGKHSDD; encoded by the coding sequence ATGCCCCGGCGTTTGTTGCATATCTGTCTCTTGGCATGCCTCTGGCTGATCTCTGCGCCAGGGGTGGCGGTGCAGGACCCTGCCCTGGATCTGAGCGTAGAAGAACGCGCCTGGCTGGATGCCCATCCGCGCATTGTGCTGGGCATCTCCGACCAGTTTCAGCCCGATGTCTTTATCAATCCAGACGGCTCCCGCAGCGGCCTGGTGGTGGATTATTTGCGTCTGCTCAACCAGCGACTGGGCAATCGCCTGCAGTTGCATGTGGAACAGGACTGGCAGGCGGTGACCGACAAGGCCCTGACCGGGGAGATCGACGGCCTGGCGGCTTCGGCCCCCAATTCCATCTGGGATCGGTATTTTCTCTACACTGAGCCCTACTATCACGGCTACTTCCACATCTATGTGCGCAGCAACTCCACCCCTTTGCAGCGGCTGGAGGATTTGGCCGGGCGGCGGGTTGGCTATCTGGCCGGGATGCGGGTGGTCGATGAGATGCTGGCCCAGGTGCCGGGGATAGAAGCCCAGGGCTTGAGCAGCAACGAGGCCCTGGCCAAGGCCCTGCTGGAGGGTCAGGTGGAGGCGGTGATCGGGGCCATAGACCTGGAGTGGTGGCGGCGCAACAACAGCCTGATGGGGTTTGAAGTTTCTGGCTTCATCGAGTCCAGTCGCCACCCTGTCTTGATGTCGCTGCGCAAGGACTGGCCCCTGCTGCCGGGCATCATCAACAAGGCCCTGGCCAGTATCCCTTTGGCCAAACGCGAGGCCATTGCCCAGACCTGGCTGGGGCAGGTGGGCGGCATGGATCGGCAAGGCCAGGTACAGCTGAGCGATGCGGAACGCCGCTATCTGGCGCAACTGTCCCTACGCCGCTCTACCTCGCTCGGCTGGCGGCCCTTCTCCTATGTCGATGAGCGGGGCAAGGTGGTCGGTATCAGCGAGGACTACTGGACCCTGCTGCGCGATAAATTACAGTTGCAGGAGCAGATACTGCCGCCCAAGCCCTTTGCCGCCGTGGTGGCTGACATGCAACAGGGCAAGGCGGATCTGTTCATGGCAACCACCTCTACCCAGGACCGCGCCGAGTTTGCCCTGTTCAGCCAGGGCTACGAGCAGTTTCCCATCGCCATGGTCATGCGCCGGGATGATGGCATCATCACAGCGGCCTCGGCCCTGCAGGATCAAATAATAGCGGTAGGCGAGCACTATAGCGCCTACCACCTGCTCAAGCAGAAGTACCCGAACATGCGATTTCTGTTGGTAAAGGACACCCCAACGGCGCTGCAGGCGGTGGCCCAGGGACAGGCCCGTGTGGCGGTGGATATACTGCCGGTGCTGCAACACTACCTGGCCGAGCGTGACGACCATCTGCTGCATCTGGCCGGGGTCACGGATGTCTCCTTTGAGCTACAGATCATGCTGGCTCAGGAACATGCCCCCCTGCTGCCCCTGCTCAATCGCGCCATTGCCGCCATCACCCCGGAGGAACGTCTGCAGCTGCACCGCCAGTGGATGTGGGCCAATCCGCTGCAACAGCGCAAGCTGGATTACGCGCTGCTGTGGCAGTTGGCCGGGGGGACCGCCCTGGTGATACTGCTGATCCTGATCTGGAATCGCCAATTGGCCGGCCAGATCAACCGTCGCAAGCTGGCGGAGCAACGACTGGAGCGTTCGCTCAATTACCAAATGGCGGTAACCAGTGCCTCCCTCTGCCTGTTGCACCAGCGCTCGGTGAAGGAAAATATCAATGAGGCCCTGGACCGGTTACGTGACTGTACCGACGCGGCAAGGGTCTATATCTTCGAGAACTTCATCGATCAACAAAACCGGCTCTGTACCCGTCAGACCTACGAGGTCTGCGCCCCCGGCGTGATCGCGCAGCTGGACAATCCGGATTTGCAGCATTTTGTCTATGAAGACGGCTTTGCCCGTTGGACTGAGCGCCTGGGCCGAGGGGAGAGTATCTACGGCTCTCTGGCGGAATTCCCTGAGATAGAGCGTCAAACCCTGATTGAACAGGGCATCATTTCCATCCTGGTGGTGCCGATCGAGGTGCAGGGGCGCTGGTGGGGCCTGATTGGCTTCGACGAGACCCGGCACCAGCACCGCTGGCATGAGGATGAGATCACCATGCTGCGTATCGCCGCCACCATTCTGGGCCGTTACCTGAGCCTGATTCAGCTGCAAGAGGAACTGCAGGCGGCCAAGATTGCCGCAGAGGCGGCCAGTCAGGCCAAGAGCGCCTTCCTGGCGAACATGAGTCACGAACTGCGTACCCCGCTCAACGCCGTGTTGGGCTTTTCCCAGGTCCTGTTGCGCGATCCCGATCTAGACCGGGATAAGCGGCATAACCTGGAGATCATCAAACAAAGCGGCGACCACCTGCTGAACCTGATCAACGACGTGCTGGACCTGGCCAAGATCGAGGCCGGTCGCCTGGAGCTGGTGCCTGAGCCCTTTGCCTTGCGCGGCTTTTTTGTGGACCTGGGGCGGCTGTTCAGCCTCAAGGCGCAGGAAAAGGAACTCTGCTTTGAATGCCATGAAGAGCAGCTGCCCGCTTGGGTCAAGCTCGATGCCAAGCGTCTGCGCCAGATCTGCGTCAACCTGCTCAGCAATGCCATCAAATTCACCCAGCACGGCCAGGTACGCCTGGAGGCAAGTTACCAGAAGGGCTCGGACCTGAGTCCCCAGGCCGATGGCGATCTGCTGATTCGGGTCAGCGACAGCGGTATCGGCATAGCCCCAGAGCAGCAGGTCGAGGTATTCAAGCCCTTCAGCCAGGTCGGTGAGGCCCACTACAAACAGCAGGGCACCGGCCTGGGACTGGCCATCAGCCGCAATCTGGTGGAGCAAATGGGCGGCCTGTTGGAGCTGGAAAGCCAACCAGGACAGGGTAGTCTGTTTAAGGTACGGCTGCCGTTACAGCTGTTGGAACAGCAATGGCGAGAAGCCGAGCAGGGCATGGACACCCTCAGCGTCACAGGCTACCGGCGCACCGACGGCCTGGAGCAAGGCTTCCGCCTGCTGTTGGTCGATGATGAGCCCCTCAATCGTTCCCTGCTGGTCAATCTGCTGGAGCCCTTGGGCTTTGCCCTGAGCGAGGCCGAAGATGGCCAGCTGGCCCTTGCCCTCACCGAACAGCAGGCCTTTGATCTGATACTGATGGACAGATGCATGCCGAGGCTTGATGGCCTGGAGGCCACGCAACAGCTCATGGCCCGGCCCGGCGCGGCGAATAAATGTATCGTCGCCCTGACCGGCCGGGCATTTGACGAGGATCGCGAGCAATGCCTGGCTGCCGGTTGCCGGGATTTTCTCAGCAAGCCCTTGCAATACGCTGCCCTTCTGGATGTGCTCCAGGCCCAGCTGCCCCTGGTTTGGCTCGGCACTGAGCAGGCAATCCCCGTGGCCAAAACAAGGCCCACCCAGCAAGTCCTGGGGCAAGGGCCGGAAATCCCCTCCCCTAAGGATTGCCTTGCGCTGGGCCTCTCCAGTGACTGGCTCGATGGTCTGAGCCAGGCCATGCGCCGCGCCAGGCCTGAGCGGGCAAGCCCCCTCCTGGACCAACTGGCCGCCAAAGATCCGATACTGGCAGACCAGCTGCGGGGCTGGATTGAGAACTACGACTATCCGCGGGTGTTAGAATGGCTGGAACTTTTGCGGGGGAAGCACTCGGATGACTGA
- a CDS encoding TraR/DksA C4-type zinc finger protein, giving the protein MERFADELDLTQVRIEELTQRTIAEIRRKLSDGVGRADCQDCGGQVPSERLRHVPNATRCAPCQERHERQQSQFQFSASAAF; this is encoded by the coding sequence ATGGAGCGTTTTGCCGATGAGTTGGACCTGACCCAGGTCCGGATTGAAGAGTTGACCCAGCGGACCATCGCCGAGATCCGCCGTAAGCTGAGTGATGGCGTGGGCCGCGCCGACTGCCAGGATTGCGGTGGCCAGGTGCCCAGCGAGCGCCTGCGTCATGTACCCAACGCCACCCGCTGCGCGCCCTGCCAAGAGCGCCATGAGCGGCAACAATCCCAATTCCAATTCAGCGCCAGCGCGGCATTCTAG
- a CDS encoding BtaA family protein gives MEHLRPANGSKKTGLGNRLHQNLFSSLYQRNLIYNTCWEDPAVDREALQIGPEDRMLVITSAGCNVLDYALCGPARIHAVDANPRQTALLELKLAGIRQLQHSDFFALFGQGGHLQAQEIYQDALRAELSDFARGFWDRRIHWFSRSGRNDSFYYFGLSGLVARGFRNYLRLRPKLREAIYGLYHSQDLDEQRARYDEEIAPLLWGRTVKWMISRPLTMSLLGVPHPQREEVKRSHQGGIYGFVRDSIEYVFRHLPVADNYFWAVYIHGSYSPSCCPEYLKPHNFAALKSGLVDCIRPHSGLITDFLNQTDEAISRFVLLDHMDWMSVYHPQALAEEWAAILQRATPDARLIFRSAHARPDYLEQIRIPGHNSRVQELFQFDPALAERLTLKDRVHTYAGFHIAQRQAAPGYA, from the coding sequence ATGGAACATCTCAGGCCAGCCAATGGCTCAAAAAAGACCGGTCTGGGCAATCGCCTGCACCAGAACCTGTTCAGCAGCCTGTATCAGCGCAACCTGATCTACAACACCTGCTGGGAAGACCCGGCGGTGGACCGCGAGGCCCTGCAGATCGGCCCCGAGGACCGTATGCTGGTGATCACCAGCGCCGGTTGCAACGTGCTTGACTACGCCCTGTGTGGCCCGGCCCGCATCCACGCGGTGGACGCCAATCCGCGCCAGACCGCCCTGCTGGAGCTGAAACTGGCGGGCATACGCCAGCTGCAACACAGTGACTTCTTCGCCCTGTTCGGCCAGGGCGGGCATCTCCAGGCCCAGGAGATCTATCAGGATGCCCTGCGTGCTGAGCTGTCCGATTTCGCCCGGGGCTTCTGGGATAGGCGCATCCACTGGTTCAGCCGCAGCGGACGCAACGACAGCTTCTATTACTTCGGTTTGTCCGGGCTGGTGGCGCGGGGTTTTCGCAACTACCTGCGCCTGCGTCCCAAGCTGAGGGAGGCGATTTATGGCCTCTACCACAGTCAGGACCTGGACGAGCAGCGGGCGCGCTACGATGAAGAAATCGCCCCCCTGCTCTGGGGGCGGACGGTGAAATGGATGATCAGCCGCCCGCTGACCATGAGCCTGCTGGGCGTGCCGCACCCCCAGCGCGAGGAGGTCAAGCGCAGCCATCAAGGCGGCATCTACGGCTTTGTGCGCGACTCCATCGAATACGTCTTTCGCCATCTGCCGGTGGCGGACAACTACTTCTGGGCGGTGTATATCCACGGCAGCTACAGCCCCAGCTGTTGCCCTGAATACCTCAAGCCGCACAACTTTGCCGCCCTGAAGAGCGGCCTGGTGGACTGCATCCGGCCCCACAGCGGCCTGATCACGGACTTTCTCAACCAGACCGATGAGGCCATCTCCCGCTTTGTGCTGCTCGATCACATGGACTGGATGAGCGTCTATCACCCCCAGGCCCTGGCCGAGGAATGGGCGGCAATACTGCAACGCGCCACCCCAGATGCCCGGCTGATCTTCCGCAGCGCCCATGCCCGGCCCGATTACCTGGAGCAGATCCGCATCCCCGGCCACAACAGCCGGGTGCAGGAGCTGTTTCAGTTTGACCCGGCGCTGGCCGAGCGCCTGACCCTGAAAGACCGGGTGCACACCTACGCCGGTTTTCACATCGCCCAGCGCCAGGCCGCGCCGGGGTATGCCTGA
- a CDS encoding class I SAM-dependent methyltransferase produces the protein MALAEDGRILWALLRGQPGQGSLQERLNGFYGPQAAQYDQFRERLLQGRSELLHDLAGRLNKGDSLLEMGAGTGRNLAFLSPRLDDLARVELVDLCQPLLAQAEARWRHLPQVQVIEADATCYRPQQPVDAVYFSYSLSMIPDWFSAIDNALALLKPGGWLAVVDFYVSRRSPAPGHRRHGALCRHFWPAWFAHDGVQPSPDHLPYLEARCERVSLAEEMARVPYLPLLRVPYYRFLGRKKGQ, from the coding sequence ATGGCCCTGGCCGAGGATGGCCGCATCCTCTGGGCCTTACTGCGCGGCCAACCGGGGCAGGGCAGCCTGCAGGAGCGGCTGAACGGATTCTATGGCCCGCAGGCCGCCCAATATGACCAGTTCCGCGAACGCCTGTTGCAGGGTCGTTCCGAGCTGCTGCATGATCTGGCCGGGCGATTAAACAAGGGTGATAGCCTGCTGGAGATGGGTGCCGGCACCGGGCGCAACCTAGCCTTTCTCAGCCCACGGTTGGATGATCTGGCCCGGGTGGAGCTGGTGGACCTGTGCCAGCCCCTGTTGGCCCAGGCCGAGGCGCGCTGGCGGCACCTGCCCCAGGTGCAGGTGATTGAGGCGGATGCCACCTGCTATCGGCCGCAACAGCCAGTGGATGCGGTGTATTTTTCCTATTCCCTGAGCATGATCCCGGACTGGTTCAGCGCCATCGACAACGCACTGGCCCTGCTCAAGCCGGGGGGCTGGCTGGCGGTGGTGGATTTTTACGTCAGCCGCCGCAGCCCGGCACCGGGGCATAGACGCCACGGCGCCCTCTGTCGCCACTTCTGGCCGGCCTGGTTCGCCCACGACGGGGTGCAGCCCAGCCCCGATCACCTGCCCTATCTGGAGGCACGCTGCGAGCGGGTCTCCCTGGCCGAGGAAATGGCCCGCGTGCCCTATCTACCCCTGCTCCGGGTGCCCTACTACCGCTTTCTGGGGCGAAAAAAAGGCCAGTAG
- a CDS encoding nitrate reductase cytochrome c-type subunit: protein MKTSVLFYSILLSVLLGLSGASLAELKSLGGKDPIAADAPAPKLVRFINDKENIPKTFEQQPPLAPHRNEKYTVNLSQNECLDCHQKEKGEEEAKSVPMPESHYADAHGKILDEMPGRRYFCNQCHVSQIEAEPLVGNNFQTVQ, encoded by the coding sequence ATGAAAACATCCGTTCTGTTCTACAGTATCCTGCTCAGCGTCCTGCTGGGTCTGTCCGGTGCCAGCCTGGCCGAGCTTAAATCCCTCGGCGGCAAAGACCCCATAGCGGCCGATGCCCCAGCGCCCAAGCTGGTCAGGTTCATCAACGACAAGGAGAACATCCCCAAAACCTTCGAGCAGCAGCCACCGCTGGCCCCGCACCGTAACGAGAAATACACCGTCAATCTCAGCCAGAACGAGTGCCTGGACTGTCATCAGAAGGAAAAGGGCGAGGAAGAGGCCAAGTCCGTACCCATGCCCGAGTCCCACTACGCCGACGCCCATGGCAAGATACTGGATGAGATGCCCGGTCGTCGTTACTTCTGCAACCAGTGCCACGTCTCTCAGATCGAGGCCGAACCCCTGGTAGGCAACAACTTCCAGACCGTGCAATAA
- the napA gene encoding nitrate reductase catalytic subunit NapA codes for MSQTRREFIKTNAIAATAAAAGISIPGITLGAEPQDDKGVRWDKAPCRYCGVGCSVLVGTKDGRVVATQGDPDAPVNRGLNCIKGYFLSKILYGQDRVTQPLLRKTNGKFDKNGKFEPVTWDEAFDIMAEKWKAAIAKDLERNKGKPPEKITSSVGMFGSGQWTVWEGYAASKLMKAGFRSNNIDPNARHCMASAVGAFIRAFGADEPMGCYDDLEHADAFVLWGANMAENHPILWSRLTDRRLSKPDCQVHVLSTFEHRSFELADHGVIFKPQTDLAILNYIANYIVNNDAVNWDFVNKHVKFTKTATDIGYGLRPDHPLEKAAKNPGKGKLEAIDFEAYKKELAPYTAEYVSELSGVPVESLERLAKLYADPSKKIVSYWTMGFNQHVRGVWVNGLMYNVHLLTGKISEPGNGPFSLTGQPSACGTAREVGTFAHRLPADLVVAKKPHREFSEKVWQLPEGTLPGKVGFHAVLQNRMLKDGKLNCYWTSTTNNMQAGPNINEETYPGWRNPDNFIVVSDPYPTVSAMAADLILPTAMWVEKEGAYGNAERRSQFWRQQVQAPGESRSDLWQYVEFSKRFKTEEVWPEELLAKKPEYRGKTLFDVLYANGAVNKFDKQTVTDDRGNQYLNDEMEAFGFYLQKGLYEEYRVFGIQGPKKGHDLAEFDHYHKVRGLRWPVVNGKETLWRYREGYDPFVPKGAGIAFYGNPDNKAKIISAPYEPPAEAPDDEYDMWMCTGRILEQWHTGTMTRRVPELYRAAPDAVVYMHPEDAKKRGMRRGDLARVISRRGEISLRVETRGRNKMPEGMAFVAFFDAGRLVNKLVLDATDPLSKETDFKKVAVKVVKA; via the coding sequence ATGAGTCAGACTCGTCGTGAATTCATCAAGACAAATGCCATTGCGGCCACCGCTGCGGCGGCCGGAATCAGCATCCCAGGGATAACCCTGGGGGCGGAACCGCAAGACGATAAGGGTGTGCGCTGGGACAAGGCACCCTGCCGCTACTGTGGCGTTGGCTGTTCGGTGCTGGTGGGCACCAAGGATGGCCGGGTGGTGGCCACCCAAGGCGATCCGGATGCCCCGGTCAACCGTGGCCTGAATTGTATCAAGGGCTATTTCCTGTCCAAGATCCTGTACGGTCAGGACCGCGTCACCCAGCCCCTGCTGCGCAAGACCAACGGCAAGTTCGATAAGAACGGTAAGTTCGAGCCGGTGACCTGGGATGAGGCCTTCGATATCATGGCGGAGAAATGGAAGGCCGCCATTGCCAAGGATCTGGAGCGCAACAAGGGCAAGCCGCCGGAAAAGATCACCTCCAGCGTCGGCATGTTCGGCTCCGGCCAGTGGACGGTGTGGGAGGGCTATGCCGCCTCCAAGCTGATGAAGGCCGGCTTCCGCTCCAACAACATCGACCCCAACGCCCGCCACTGCATGGCCTCGGCGGTGGGGGCCTTCATCCGCGCCTTCGGGGCCGACGAGCCCATGGGCTGCTACGATGACCTGGAACACGCCGATGCCTTCGTCCTCTGGGGCGCGAACATGGCGGAGAACCATCCCATCCTCTGGTCTCGCCTGACCGACCGCCGCCTGTCCAAGCCCGACTGCCAGGTGCATGTGCTCTCCACCTTCGAGCACCGCAGCTTTGAACTGGCCGACCACGGCGTCATCTTCAAGCCGCAGACCGACCTGGCCATTCTCAACTATATCGCCAACTACATCGTCAATAATGACGCCGTGAACTGGGATTTTGTCAACAAGCATGTCAAGTTCACCAAGACCGCCACCGACATCGGCTATGGCTTGCGCCCGGATCACCCGCTGGAAAAGGCGGCCAAGAACCCCGGCAAGGGCAAGCTTGAGGCCATCGACTTCGAGGCCTACAAGAAGGAACTGGCACCCTACACCGCCGAATATGTCTCTGAGCTGTCTGGCGTGCCGGTAGAGAGCCTGGAGCGCCTGGCCAAGCTCTATGCCGATCCGAGCAAGAAGATCGTCTCCTACTGGACCATGGGCTTCAACCAGCATGTGCGTGGGGTCTGGGTCAACGGCCTGATGTACAACGTACACCTGCTCACCGGCAAGATCTCCGAGCCGGGCAACGGCCCCTTCTCGCTGACCGGCCAGCCCTCCGCCTGCGGTACCGCACGCGAAGTGGGTACCTTTGCCCACCGCCTTCCCGCCGACCTGGTAGTGGCCAAGAAGCCACACCGGGAGTTCTCGGAAAAGGTCTGGCAGCTGCCGGAAGGCACCCTGCCCGGCAAGGTTGGCTTCCACGCCGTACTGCAAAACCGCATGCTCAAGGACGGCAAGCTCAACTGCTATTGGACCAGCACCACCAACAACATGCAGGCCGGCCCCAACATCAACGAAGAGACTTACCCCGGCTGGCGCAACCCGGACAACTTCATCGTTGTCTCCGATCCCTACCCCACGGTCTCGGCCATGGCCGCCGACCTGATCCTGCCCACCGCCATGTGGGTGGAGAAGGAAGGCGCCTACGGCAACGCCGAGCGGCGCAGCCAGTTCTGGCGTCAACAGGTCCAGGCCCCGGGCGAGTCCCGTTCCGACCTCTGGCAGTACGTGGAGTTCTCCAAGCGCTTCAAGACCGAAGAGGTCTGGCCTGAAGAACTGCTGGCGAAGAAGCCCGAATACCGCGGCAAGACCCTGTTCGACGTGCTCTACGCCAACGGCGCGGTGAACAAGTTCGATAAGCAGACGGTCACCGACGACCGCGGCAATCAGTATCTCAATGACGAGATGGAGGCCTTCGGCTTCTATCTGCAAAAGGGCCTGTATGAGGAATACCGCGTGTTCGGTATCCAAGGGCCGAAAAAGGGCCACGACCTGGCCGAGTTCGACCATTATCACAAGGTCCGTGGCCTGCGCTGGCCGGTGGTCAACGGCAAGGAGACCCTATGGCGCTACCGCGAGGGTTATGACCCCTTCGTCCCCAAGGGTGCCGGCATCGCCTTCTACGGCAACCCGGACAACAAGGCCAAGATCATCTCCGCGCCCTATGAGCCACCGGCCGAGGCCCCGGATGACGAATACGATATGTGGATGTGTACCGGTCGTATCCTGGAGCAGTGGCACACCGGCACCATGACCCGCCGCGTACCCGAACTTTACCGCGCCGCGCCTGATGCCGTGGTGTACATGCACCCGGAAGACGCCAAGAAGCGCGGTATGCGCCGGGGCGATCTGGCCCGGGTGATCAGTCGTCGCGGCGAGATCAGCCTGCGAGTGGAGACCAGGGGCCGCAACAAGATGCCCGAGGGCATGGCCTTTGTGGCCTTCTTCGATGCCGGTCGCCTGGTCAACAAGCTGGTGCTTGATGCCACCGACCCGCTGTCGAAAGAGACCGACTTCAAAAAGGTAGCGGTAAAGGTGGTCAAGGCCTGA
- the folK gene encoding 2-amino-4-hydroxy-6-hydroxymethyldihydropteridine diphosphokinase — MPQILLSLGSNIEPERNLRLAVRALREQFGQLSLSPVYRTPAVGFDGPSFLNLVAACQSGQSAAAIGKRLKALEDELGRSRGGAKFSSRSIDIDLLTYGDLCAGQGGPNIPRDEILRYAFVLKPLADLVGGQRHPCLKKTYAELWQAFGVTQEPSPVSFDWTGL, encoded by the coding sequence GTGCCACAGATCCTGCTGAGCCTGGGCAGCAATATCGAACCGGAGCGGAATCTGCGCCTGGCGGTACGGGCCTTGCGCGAGCAGTTTGGCCAACTGAGCCTGTCACCGGTGTATCGCACCCCGGCGGTGGGCTTCGATGGCCCGTCCTTTCTCAACCTGGTGGCCGCCTGCCAGAGCGGGCAGTCCGCGGCGGCCATCGGCAAGCGGCTCAAGGCATTGGAGGATGAGCTGGGGCGCAGCCGTGGCGGTGCCAAGTTTTCCTCCCGCAGTATCGATATCGATCTGCTCACCTACGGCGATCTCTGCGCGGGGCAGGGCGGGCCCAATATCCCACGCGATGAGATCCTGCGCTACGCCTTCGTCCTCAAGCCCCTGGCCGATCTGGTGGGCGGCCAGCGTCACCCCTGCCTGAAAAAGACCTACGCCGAGCTGTGGCAGGCCTTTGGCGTCACCCAAGAGCCCAGCCCGGTATCCTTTGACTGGACTGGGTTGTAG
- the folB gene encoding dihydroneopterin aldolase — MDTVFIRGLRVDTVIGIYDWEREIRQTLILDLEMGTDIRQAAASEDIAHTLDYKAIAKRLAAFIEGSECLLVETLAERCAELLQREFAIPWLRLSLNKKGAVSIAEDVGVIIERGSRG; from the coding sequence ATGGATACAGTATTCATACGCGGCCTGCGGGTCGATACGGTTATCGGCATCTATGACTGGGAGCGGGAGATCCGTCAGACCCTGATCCTGGACCTGGAGATGGGTACGGATATACGTCAGGCCGCCGCCAGCGAGGACATTGCCCACACCCTGGACTACAAGGCCATCGCCAAGCGGCTGGCCGCCTTTATCGAGGGCAGTGAGTGCCTTCTGGTAGAGACCCTGGCGGAGCGCTGCGCCGAGCTGCTGCAGCGGGAGTTTGCCATCCCCTGGCTGCGGCTGAGCCTGAACAAGAAGGGCGCGGTGAGTATCGCCGAGGATGTCGGCGTGATCATCGAACGTGGCAGCCGGGGCTGA
- the plsY gene encoding glycerol-3-phosphate 1-O-acyltransferase PlsY, giving the protein MTEYVLILAAYLLGSLSSAIMLCQVLGLPDPRTQGSNNPGATNVLRIGGKKAAAFTLLGDMLKGLLPLLLGHWLGVSVEGLALIGLAAFLGHLYPVFFGLQGGKGVATALGVQFGLYWPIGLVVALIWLFMAKVVKISSLSALVSMALAPLVVWWLRPEGAFLAMQLLISLVLFWRHRSNIQQLLRGEEGRIGQ; this is encoded by the coding sequence ATGACCGAATATGTATTGATTCTTGCCGCCTATCTGCTTGGCTCCCTGTCCAGCGCCATCATGCTGTGTCAGGTGCTGGGCCTGCCCGATCCGCGTACCCAGGGCTCGAACAACCCAGGGGCCACCAATGTGCTGCGCATCGGCGGCAAGAAGGCGGCGGCCTTCACCCTGCTGGGCGATATGCTCAAGGGGCTGCTGCCGCTGCTGCTGGGGCATTGGCTGGGGGTGTCGGTGGAAGGCCTGGCGCTGATTGGCCTGGCGGCCTTTTTGGGTCATCTCTACCCGGTGTTCTTTGGGCTTCAGGGCGGCAAGGGCGTGGCCACGGCACTGGGGGTGCAGTTTGGCCTCTACTGGCCCATCGGCCTGGTGGTGGCGCTGATCTGGCTGTTCATGGCCAAGGTGGTCAAGATTTCGTCTCTCTCGGCGCTGGTGTCCATGGCACTGGCACCGCTGGTGGTCTGGTGGTTGCGCCCAGAGGGGGCCTTTCTGGCCATGCAGTTACTGATCAGCCTGGTCCTGTTCTGGCGCCACCGCAGCAATATCCAGCAACTGCTGCGGGGCGAGGAGGGGCGGATCGGCCAGTAG